From a region of the Sphaerodactylus townsendi isolate TG3544 linkage group LG09, MPM_Stown_v2.3, whole genome shotgun sequence genome:
- the LOC125439063 gene encoding cytosolic non-specific dipeptidase-like, with protein MVYDASATDIHNKVFHYIDEHQNEYVQRLKDWVAIESDSSDPLKRHLLTNMMHVAGERIKQLGGIVELVELGQQELPNGNTTDLPPVILASIGNDPQKPTVCFYGHLDVQPARLEDGWSTEPYVLTERNGGLYGRGTSDDKGQILAVLNAVEALQRHQELPVNVKFLLEGMEEVGSTGLFDLVEQRNSTFFSDVNYIIVTDTSWLSNKPGITYGTRGNCYFFIEVECAKQDLHSGTFGGVIHEATNDLVFLLSTLVNSSGHIRIPGIYEAVAPLTEKEKGIYEKTEFDAEKIKAKFGIKNFTYNTKEEILMHRSRYPSLSIHGIEGAFSASGTKTVIPAKVTGKFSIRLVPNMEPTIVIKQVTDYLKKKIAEWNSPNHIEITAVMAAKPWISDPDEPLYLAGRKAIKKVFQVDADLIRTGGTIPIGSQFQEVTGKRIMFLGIGGPDDAPHGQNEKINRFNFIEGTKLYATLLQELNYF; from the exons ATGGTGTACGATGCTTCAGCCACTGACATCCACAATAAAGTATTTCACTACATTGATGAACATCAGAATGAATATGTGCAG AGACTTAAAGACTGGGtggccattgaaagtgattccaGTGACCCTCTGAAGAGGCACCTGTTAACAAACATGATGCATGTAGCAGGTGAACGGATTAAACAGTTAGGAGGAATTGTTGAGTTGGTGGAACTGGGGCAGCAAGAA TTACCCAATGGAAATACAACTGACTTACCCCCTGTTATTCTGGCCAGTATTGGAAATGACCCCCAAAAGCCTACAGTTTGCTTTTATGGTCATCTGGATGTACAGCCAGCCAGATTAGAGGATGGATGGTCCACAGAGCCATATGTTTTGACAGAAAGAAATG GTGGTCTGTATGGACGCGGCACCTCTGATGACAAAGGGCAAATTCTGGCTGTACTGAATGCGGTGGAAGCACTTCAAAGACAT CAAGAACTCCCTGTGAATGTAAAGTTTCTGCTGGAAGGCATGGAGGAAGTGGGATCCACTGGGCTATTCGATCTGGTGGAGCAGAGAAACAGTACCTTTTTTTCAGATGTCAACTACATTATAGTCACGGATACCTCATGGCTCAGCAACAAACCTGGTATTACATATGGAACAAGGGGGAACTGCTACTTCTTCATTGAG GTAGAATGCGCAAAACAAGACCTGCATTCAGGGACCTTTGGGGGTGTAATTCATGAAGCAACAAATGACTTGGTATTTCTGTTGA GTACGCTTGTTAATTCCTCTGGGCATATTCGGATCCCTGGAATCTATGAAGCTGTTGCTCCtcttacagaaaaagaaaagggaatttATGAAAAAACTGAATTTGATGCTGAGAAGATAAAGGCCAAATTTGGAATAAAGAACTTTACATATAATACTAAA gaagaaaTATTAATGCATCGCTCACGTTACCCATCTTTGTCCATTCATGGAATTGAAGGAGCTTTCTCTGCATCTGGAACAAAGACTGTAATCCCTGCAAAAGTAACTGGAAAATTTTCAATACGTCTGGTTCCCAATATGGAACCCACAATAGTTATAAAACAG GTGACTgattatttgaagaaaaaaattgctgaGTGGAATAGTCCCAACCATATTGAAATAACTGCTGTAATGGCAGCTAAGCCATGGATTTCAGACCCTGATGAACCACTGTATTTGGCTGGAAGAAAGGCAATTAAAAAAG taTTTCAGGTTGATGCTGACTTGATCCGTACAGGTGGAACAATTCCAATTGGTTCCCAGTTCCAGGAGGTAACTGGAAAGAGAATAATGTTTTTAGGAATAGGAGGGCCAGATGACGCTCCCCATGGTCAGAATGAAAAGATCAACAG gttCAATTTCATTGAGGGAACCAAACTCTATGCTACCTTACTTCAAGAACTTAATTATTTCTAG